The Rubrobacter tropicus nucleotide sequence CAGCACCCCGGCCAGCACGAACCCGTTCTTGGTCCACTGCTTCGGCCGCGCGAGTCGGAGGTAGGACCCCGGAAATCCCTTGGAGCCGCCCGCTTTCACGATTGCCGGTTATACCAGCTTGTCAGCACGCTGGCTACGCCAGCTTGTCAGCACGCTGCGCCCTTCGGGCTCCGCTTGTCAGCTCGTTCCGCCCTTTGGGCTCCACTCTCAGCACGCTTCGGGCCTAAAGGCCCTCGCTATCAGCTTTCGGCTTTCGGTGGTTGGGGGGAAGTTTGTCTTTTCGGAATTGCGGGGGTGGTGCGGGTACACTTGGCCGGGTATGAGTGATGCGCTCGGGGTTGGAGGAGTGGTGCGTGGCTGAGCCGCGGGGGTCGGTGGTGGGCGAGTGGTTCAGGCTCTCGCGGCCTTTTAGCCTTACGGCGGCGGCGGTGCCGGTCTTTTTCGGGACGGCGCTCGCCTCGGACGATGGGTATTTTTCCTGGGGGCCTTTCGCGGCGATGTTGCTGGGGAGCCTTTTGATCCAGGCCGCCACCAACATGTTCAACGAGTTTTACGACGAGCAGCGCGGGCTCGACGTGAGCGGGACCGTCGGGATCGCGGGCTCGATAGTCGCGGGGCGGGTGCGGGCGCAAAGCGTGCTGTTCGGGGCGCTCTTCTGCTACGTGCTCGCGCTTTTTTGCGGGATCTACTTGATAGTGGTCGGTGGGTGGCCGATCCTGGTCCTCGGGTGCGTCTCGGCGCTCGGCGGCTACCTCTACTCGGCAGGCCCCCGCCCCATCGCCTACACCCCGGCGAGCGAGGCGGCGGTCTTCGTCTTTATGGGCGTGCTTATAGTGGTCATAGCCTACGCCGTCCAGGGCGCGGGCTTCCCCCTCTACGTGCCGCTTGCGGCCCTGCCCATCGGCGGGCCCGTGGCGGCCATACTCCTCGCCAACAACCTCCGTGACCTCGTCTCCGACCGCCGCGGCGGGCGCCGCACGCTCCCGATAGTCTTCGGCCGGGAGACCGGCGTCTTCGTCTACAGGCTCCTCCTCCTCGAACCGTACGTGGCGGTCGGCCTCCTGATGGCCTTCGGCGTGGTCCCGCTCGAGTGCGCCCTGGTCTACCCGAGCCTCTTCGCGGCCCTCAGGCTCTGGCGGGACATAGCCGCGTACTCTACGCCGCGCCGCCTCGACCCCGTCGTCAAGCGAACCGCCGGCCTGCACCTGATCTTCGGTCTCCTCTACACGGCCGGCGTCGTCCTCAGTGGCTGATAAGCACAGGCCGTACCGGGCCGGCTACCTCCTCTCGGGCACCTCGCCGGACAGGGTCTTCGCCACCCTCCTGGACATCGACGGCTTTCCAAAGTGGGCCGTGGGCCTCCGCGGCGCCAGAGCGCTCGACGCGCGGGGCAGAAAGACGGGTGAGATCCGAACAGGCGCCACCCTCGAGTTCGTCCTCAGCGCCGCGGGCCTCACCCACGAGGTCACCAGCGAGATCACGGCCGTCCAACCCCCGCACCTGCTCGAATGGCGCTACACCAAAGGCGCCACCGGCACCGGCGGCTGGTACGTAGAAGAAACCGGAACTAACACCGTAAAGATAACCCTCTCGACCGACTACCAGGTAAGACCGGCCTGGCTGAACGCCCTGGCCCACCGCCCCTTCTTCCGGGGCCTCACCGAAGACCTGCTCCGGCGCTCCATCCGCCGCTTCGAGCAAGAGCTGAGATAGCTCTTAGCTATCAGCTGTCAGCTTTTGGTTCGGTGCGAGCCCGACTGTACGAAGACCGCGGAGCGTTTCAGGCAGAATCTCCACGAACGAAAGCGGCGCCCCCGTGGGGAAGCGCCGCCCGCGCCAGTCTTTGGCTGACCGCTGAAAGCTGAAAGCTGATGGCTACCTACAAATCCCTCTCGTTCCCGTTCTCTTCGTGGGGCTCGGGGTCGTAGTCATCGTCGTCCCGGTCGTCCGTGTAGTCCGGTTCGTCTTCGTCGTCGGTGCGGGCCAGTTCGTGGGCCGTGACCTCTGTGGTCGGGTTGACGTAGCGGGCTATGACGATGGAGAGCTCGTACATGATCACCAGGGGGACGGCGAGCATGATCATGGTGAACGGGTCGGGCGAGGGCGTGATCGCCGCCGCCAGTATCGTGTTGCCGACGATGGCGTGCTTGCGGTACTTTTTGAGCAGGTTCGCGTCGATGAGACCGAGCTTCGCGCACACGTAGGTCGCCGCCGGAAGCTCGAAGACCAGCCCGCAAGCCAGGAGAAATCGCGTGGTAAACGAGAGGTAGTACGTTGGCGTGATCATGGTCTCGTACCTGCCCTGGTCCCAGAACAGGAGGAACTGA carries:
- the menA gene encoding 1,4-dihydroxy-2-naphthoate octaprenyltransferase, encoding MAEPRGSVVGEWFRLSRPFSLTAAAVPVFFGTALASDDGYFSWGPFAAMLLGSLLIQAATNMFNEFYDEQRGLDVSGTVGIAGSIVAGRVRAQSVLFGALFCYVLALFCGIYLIVVGGWPILVLGCVSALGGYLYSAGPRPIAYTPASEAAVFVFMGVLIVVIAYAVQGAGFPLYVPLAALPIGGPVAAILLANNLRDLVSDRRGGRRTLPIVFGRETGVFVYRLLLLEPYVAVGLLMAFGVVPLECALVYPSLFAALRLWRDIAAYSTPRRLDPVVKRTAGLHLIFGLLYTAGVVLSG
- a CDS encoding SRPBCC family protein, which translates into the protein MADKHRPYRAGYLLSGTSPDRVFATLLDIDGFPKWAVGLRGARALDARGRKTGEIRTGATLEFVLSAAGLTHEVTSEITAVQPPHLLEWRYTKGATGTGGWYVEETGTNTVKITLSTDYQVRPAWLNALAHRPFFRGLTEDLLRRSIRRFEQELR
- the tatC gene encoding twin-arginine translocase subunit TatC, translating into MASRLRIPTSPRDEARMTLIEHLGELRSRIIKVAAVFVLAAIVTWFFRERLFYFLLEPAGGQFQDQKLVVTAVGEQFISDMKLALWAAFVLAIPVLLYQAWAFVAPAVGDMGRITTYIIITLASSLFLAGIAFGYYFVLPAGLQFLLFWDQGRYETMITPTYYLSFTTRFLLACGLVFELPAATYVCAKLGLIDANLLKKYRKHAIVGNTILAAAITPSPDPFTMIMLAVPLVIMYELSIVIARYVNPTTEVTAHELARTDDEDEPDYTDDRDDDDYDPEPHEENGNERDL